Proteins from a genomic interval of Rhizobium etli CFN 42:
- a CDS encoding murein hydrolase activator EnvC family protein: protein MILPALAAGFGVAVILVSTSPFSVRAQDAAPEAAQSSNPPPAEAPLPDPAAELAAKRDETRAELEALSKTISLSSDKVSELQQSISNLEKSTQSVRQALIDSAARRKGLEKQILESEKKLADLGVKEDGIRRSLHERRGLLAEVLAALQRMGRNPPPALLVTPDDALASVRSAILLGAVVPGIRKETDKLAADLASLAALQTASAAEKARLTATMTDSIEEERRMDLLLAENDKLSRSSAAELQAEKKRSEELAGKATSLEGLVASMESEIASVREAAAAARQAEENRRLLTDEQRAQAKALAESGVPDKNRIAPAYPFAELRAKLELPVAGDILRQFGDADGTGHEAMGMTVATNPETVVTAPADGLVVFAGAFRSYGQMIILDAGDGYHLVLSGMDTINTRQGKFVFAGEPLAVMGAKRVASATALALETDRPTLYIEFRKDGKPVDSRPWWTAKDTGKARNDS, encoded by the coding sequence ATGATTCTGCCGGCACTTGCGGCCGGTTTCGGTGTTGCGGTCATCCTCGTCTCGACAAGCCCGTTTTCGGTCCGGGCCCAGGATGCCGCCCCGGAAGCGGCGCAATCTTCAAACCCGCCACCCGCCGAGGCGCCGCTGCCCGATCCGGCCGCCGAACTTGCCGCCAAACGGGATGAGACCCGCGCCGAACTCGAAGCCCTGTCGAAGACCATTAGCCTGTCCTCGGACAAGGTGAGCGAGCTCCAGCAAAGCATCAGCAATCTGGAAAAGAGCACGCAGAGCGTTCGCCAGGCGCTGATCGATTCCGCCGCACGCCGCAAGGGGCTGGAAAAACAGATCCTCGAGAGCGAGAAGAAGCTTGCCGACCTCGGCGTCAAGGAGGATGGCATCCGCCGTTCCCTGCACGAACGCCGCGGCCTGCTGGCCGAGGTGCTGGCGGCACTCCAGCGCATGGGCCGCAATCCGCCGCCGGCTTTGCTCGTCACGCCCGACGACGCGCTTGCTTCCGTGCGCAGCGCCATCCTGCTCGGCGCCGTCGTGCCCGGCATCCGCAAGGAAACCGACAAGCTCGCCGCCGATCTCGCAAGCCTGGCCGCCCTGCAGACGGCAAGCGCCGCCGAGAAGGCTCGGCTGACGGCGACGATGACCGATAGCATCGAGGAAGAGCGGCGCATGGATCTGCTGCTTGCCGAAAACGACAAACTCAGCCGCAGCAGCGCCGCCGAACTGCAGGCCGAGAAGAAGCGGTCCGAGGAACTGGCGGGCAAGGCGACCAGCCTCGAGGGCCTCGTCGCCTCCATGGAATCCGAGATCGCCTCGGTACGCGAGGCGGCCGCCGCCGCCCGCCAGGCCGAGGAGAACCGCCGGCTCTTGACGGACGAGCAGCGGGCTCAGGCGAAGGCGCTGGCCGAGAGCGGCGTGCCCGATAAAAACCGCATTGCGCCCGCATATCCCTTCGCAGAATTGAGGGCGAAATTGGAACTGCCCGTGGCAGGCGATATCCTGCGCCAGTTCGGCGATGCCGACGGCACCGGGCATGAAGCCATGGGCATGACCGTCGCCACCAACCCGGAGACAGTGGTGACGGCGCCTGCAGACGGCCTGGTGGTTTTTGCCGGCGCTTTCCGCAGCTACGGCCAGATGATCATCCTTGACGCGGGCGATGGCTATCACCTGGTTCTCTCGGGAATGGATACGATCAATACCCGCCAGGGAAAATTCGTTTTCGCCGGCGAGCCGCTCGCCGTGATGGGAGCGAAAAGAGTGGCGAGCGCAACTGCATTGGCGCTGGAAACGGACCGGCCAACGCTTTACATTGAATTTCGAAAAGACGGTAAACCGGTCGATTCTCGACCGTGGTGGACCGCCAAGGACACTGGAAAGGCACGCAATGATTCGTAG
- a CDS encoding error-prone DNA polymerase, producing MMTEPAFFEIGARTNFSFLEGASGPEEMVVQAAHLRLGGLGIADRNSVAGVVRAHAQALQIEEKYKNRHEADFQTWEGEEILDPIRVQPGARLVFSDGTPDILAYPSNRRGWANLCRLLSAGNLKEEAVKGTCILTETEFMEWGDEMMLAVVPDRTLVDHQRGQSALEDYLERFRRRFRKAFFMALAPAYDGRDRQVFAVLATLAARNRVPLIATNQPLYHHPERRPLSDVVIAIREHVQISQAGFLLAPNAERYLKGSREMVRIFRDYPGAIENTQAFFGRLSFSLKELEHNYPPENDPGETPQETLERLTRAGAIKRYPEGVPPKVVKQIDYELKLIGDKNYASYFLTVHRIIQHARYDLKVLCQGRGSAANSVICYCLEITEVNPEKSTLLFDRFISMDRDEPPDIDVDFEHDRREEVIQFIYRTYKREHAGLTAGVTTYRTRSAGREVAKAFGLSEDVQSAISSLVWGWSEDNLSDRDAKAAGLDVKDPVTQNVLKYASELLGFPRHLTQHVGGFVITRDRLDEVVPIMKTAMPDRYMIEWDKDDLDNVKILKVDILALGMLTCLRKAFSLLELHYDVKKALADLGNREHGEEGRPVYEMMGRADTLGVFQIESRAQMSMLPRLKPKIFYDLVIEVAIVRPGPIQGDMVHPYLKRREQRARNIPIDYPSKELEAVLERTLGVPLFQEQAMQIAITAAGFKPAEADKLRRAMATFKRTGTIGDFEKRFIEGMVSKNYDPEFAKQCFNQIRGFGEYGFPESHAASFALLVYASSWLKAYYPDVFCAAMLNSQPMGFYAPAQLVRDAREHGVKILPVDINESDWDCTLEEASFDREAIDFRHGEMGGIIKTRHAVRLGFRQIKGLSSDDMERLVDNRGQGYGSVRDLWLRSGLQKSVIERLADADAFRSIHLSRREALWAVRALDVKSAAEELPLFEQVRHLDLQPEPAAKLPDMLPGEQVIEDYRYLSLSLKAHPVSFLREELRKAGITRNVDLLTVPNGKRVTIAGLVLVRQRPGSAKGVIFMTLEDETGVANAIVWNKMFDKYRAVVMGARLVKIRGRLQSHSGVIHTVVEHIEDMTPALDILQREARRFGACERADEVLRPGVDPRQRKFATAQEKAELERRMGAAGRHGGAAETAEVMPRGRNFH from the coding sequence ATGATGACCGAGCCCGCATTTTTCGAAATTGGCGCCAGGACGAATTTCTCGTTTCTCGAAGGTGCCTCCGGCCCTGAGGAAATGGTCGTACAGGCCGCTCATCTTCGGCTTGGTGGTCTCGGGATCGCGGACCGGAATTCGGTTGCCGGCGTGGTCAGGGCGCATGCGCAGGCGCTGCAGATCGAAGAGAAGTACAAGAACAGACATGAGGCGGATTTTCAGACATGGGAAGGCGAGGAAATCCTCGATCCGATCAGGGTCCAGCCGGGTGCCCGTCTCGTCTTCTCCGATGGAACGCCTGACATTCTCGCCTATCCCAGCAATCGGCGGGGATGGGCAAATCTCTGCCGCCTTCTCAGCGCCGGCAATCTGAAGGAGGAAGCGGTCAAGGGAACCTGCATCCTGACGGAAACGGAATTCATGGAATGGGGAGACGAGATGATGCTTGCTGTCGTTCCCGATCGTACCCTTGTCGATCATCAGCGGGGCCAGTCGGCGCTGGAGGATTATCTGGAACGGTTTCGCAGACGGTTCCGCAAGGCTTTTTTTATGGCGCTGGCGCCAGCCTATGACGGCCGCGACAGGCAGGTCTTTGCGGTGCTTGCCACGCTTGCCGCCCGAAATCGCGTGCCGTTGATTGCCACCAACCAGCCGCTTTACCACCATCCCGAACGCCGGCCGCTTTCGGATGTCGTGATCGCGATCCGAGAGCATGTGCAGATATCGCAAGCTGGATTCCTGCTGGCGCCGAATGCCGAGCGCTACCTCAAGGGTTCACGTGAAATGGTCCGGATCTTCCGTGACTATCCTGGTGCGATCGAAAATACGCAGGCCTTTTTTGGCAGGTTGAGCTTTTCGCTGAAGGAACTGGAGCATAATTATCCGCCTGAAAACGATCCCGGCGAAACACCGCAGGAGACGCTTGAAAGGCTGACGAGAGCGGGAGCAATCAAACGCTATCCCGAGGGTGTGCCGCCCAAGGTGGTAAAGCAGATCGATTATGAACTGAAACTCATCGGCGACAAGAACTACGCTTCATACTTCCTTACGGTTCACAGGATCATCCAGCACGCCCGTTATGACCTCAAGGTTTTGTGCCAGGGACGCGGATCGGCGGCGAATTCGGTCATCTGCTATTGCCTTGAAATAACGGAGGTCAATCCTGAAAAGAGCACGCTGCTTTTCGACCGTTTCATTTCGATGGATCGCGACGAACCGCCGGATATCGACGTCGATTTCGAGCATGACCGCCGTGAAGAGGTCATCCAGTTCATCTATAGAACCTACAAAAGAGAACATGCCGGGCTGACGGCAGGGGTTACCACCTACCGCACCCGTTCGGCCGGTCGCGAGGTCGCCAAAGCCTTCGGCCTGTCGGAGGATGTTCAGTCGGCGATCAGCAGCCTCGTCTGGGGCTGGTCGGAGGACAATCTCTCCGATCGGGATGCCAAGGCGGCCGGTCTCGACGTCAAGGATCCAGTGACGCAGAACGTGTTGAAATATGCCTCCGAGCTTCTCGGCTTTCCGCGTCACCTCACTCAGCATGTCGGCGGCTTCGTCATCACACGGGACCGGCTCGACGAGGTCGTGCCGATCATGAAGACGGCGATGCCGGATCGCTACATGATCGAATGGGACAAGGACGATCTCGACAACGTCAAGATCCTCAAAGTGGATATACTGGCCCTCGGCATGCTGACCTGCCTGCGGAAGGCATTTTCGCTGCTTGAACTGCATTATGATGTCAAGAAGGCGCTCGCAGACCTCGGCAACAGGGAGCATGGGGAGGAGGGCAGGCCGGTCTATGAGATGATGGGCCGGGCCGATACGCTTGGCGTCTTCCAGATCGAAAGCCGGGCGCAGATGAGCATGCTGCCGCGTCTCAAGCCGAAGATATTCTACGACCTCGTTATCGAGGTGGCGATCGTCCGGCCGGGGCCGATCCAGGGCGATATGGTCCATCCCTATTTGAAACGCCGGGAGCAGCGCGCCAGGAACATCCCGATCGACTATCCGAGCAAGGAGCTGGAAGCGGTTCTCGAAAGAACCCTCGGCGTCCCCCTGTTTCAGGAGCAGGCGATGCAGATCGCGATCACCGCTGCAGGATTCAAGCCGGCCGAGGCCGACAAGCTTCGCAGGGCGATGGCGACATTCAAGCGAACCGGTACGATCGGCGATTTCGAGAAGCGGTTCATCGAGGGCATGGTCTCAAAGAACTACGATCCCGAGTTCGCAAAACAATGTTTCAATCAGATCAGAGGCTTCGGTGAATACGGCTTTCCGGAAAGCCATGCCGCCTCCTTCGCACTGCTGGTTTATGCCTCGTCATGGCTCAAGGCCTATTATCCCGATGTCTTCTGTGCGGCGATGCTGAACTCCCAGCCAATGGGCTTTTATGCGCCGGCCCAGCTGGTGCGGGATGCGCGCGAGCATGGGGTAAAGATCCTGCCGGTCGACATCAATGAATCGGACTGGGATTGTACTCTGGAAGAGGCCTCCTTCGACCGGGAGGCCATCGATTTTCGGCATGGCGAGATGGGCGGGATCATCAAGACCCGGCATGCTGTGCGGCTGGGCTTCCGGCAGATCAAGGGTCTCTCGTCGGACGATATGGAACGGCTCGTCGACAATCGAGGTCAAGGATATGGTTCGGTGCGCGATCTTTGGCTGCGGTCCGGTCTGCAGAAGTCCGTCATTGAGCGGCTGGCGGATGCGGATGCGTTCCGATCGATCCATCTGTCGCGCCGCGAAGCGCTTTGGGCTGTGCGGGCACTGGATGTGAAGAGTGCGGCCGAAGAGCTGCCTCTTTTCGAACAGGTCCGTCATCTCGACCTTCAGCCCGAACCCGCGGCGAAGTTGCCCGACATGCTGCCGGGCGAGCAGGTGATCGAGGATTATCGTTATCTTTCCCTGTCTCTGAAAGCGCATCCCGTCTCGTTTCTGCGGGAGGAATTGCGAAAGGCGGGCATTACACGCAATGTCGATCTTCTGACGGTGCCCAACGGGAAAAGGGTGACGATTGCCGGTCTGGTGCTGGTGCGGCAGCGCCCGGGTTCGGCCAAAGGCGTGATCTTCATGACGCTGGAGGACGAGACCGGGGTCGCCAATGCGATCGTCTGGAACAAGATGTTCGACAAATACCGGGCAGTCGTTATGGGAGCCCGGCTCGTGAAAATCCGCGGCAGGCTGCAAAGCCATAGCGGCGTGATCCATACGGTCGTCGAGCATATCGAGGACATGACGCCGGCGCTTGACATCCTGCAACGCGAGGCCCGGCGTTTTGGCGCCTGTGAGCGCGCGGACGAGGTGCTGAGGCCTGGGGTCGACCCACGGCAGAGAAAATTTGCGACTGCGCAGGAGAAGGCGGAATTGGAAAGACGGATGGGTGCGGCGGGCCGTCATGGCGGTGCGGCGGAAACTGCCGAGGTCATGCCGCGCGGGCGGAACTTTCATTGA
- a CDS encoding divergent polysaccharide deacetylase family protein has translation MGTDLHAPLGRNRKTGSRRPGVLRLGRIAASLCLFAIGGFSLYTAFRGDGLERKKPPATEQAAAPSSSTPQPAQTPAGQAADGMPRAEPRSGANVEQMVTGDGSVVTKYSPRPRDGSGPVLVDAMQIGQDPRMAALPNETLLEDSAYGRLPIVGPDGRRPMDQYARPSSGARGVRVAIVVSGLGLSQTGTQRAIAELPEEITLAFAASGNSLQRWMQEARRGGHEILLQVPLEPFDYPANDPGPETLLTSKPVARNIENLHKAMGEITNYTGILNYLGGRFLSDPAAMEPIMRDIGKRGLLFLDDGTSAQSKTADVAKGTELPYAFADLQLDGQLDVNAILKKLDELERVARKNGQAIGIASAFDESVDAIAKWSEEASMRGIEIVGVAALSKDPRNP, from the coding sequence TTGGGAACGGACCTGCATGCGCCTTTGGGGCGCAACCGCAAAACCGGCAGCCGGCGGCCGGGAGTGCTGCGCCTCGGCCGCATCGCCGCCAGTCTGTGTCTTTTTGCGATAGGCGGCTTCTCCCTTTATACGGCATTTCGTGGCGACGGGCTCGAACGCAAAAAACCGCCGGCAACCGAGCAAGCGGCAGCGCCCTCGTCGAGCACACCTCAACCAGCGCAGACGCCGGCCGGCCAGGCGGCGGATGGCATGCCGCGTGCCGAACCGCGTTCGGGCGCCAATGTCGAGCAGATGGTCACCGGTGACGGGTCTGTCGTCACCAAATACAGCCCCCGCCCCCGCGACGGCAGCGGACCGGTATTGGTCGATGCCATGCAGATCGGCCAGGATCCGCGCATGGCGGCGCTGCCGAACGAGACACTGCTTGAGGATTCGGCCTATGGCAGGCTGCCGATCGTCGGCCCCGACGGTCGACGGCCGATGGATCAGTATGCCCGTCCCTCGTCCGGCGCCCGGGGTGTACGCGTCGCCATTGTCGTCAGCGGCCTTGGGCTCAGCCAGACGGGAACGCAGCGCGCCATCGCCGAATTGCCCGAGGAGATCACGCTGGCCTTTGCCGCAAGCGGCAACAGCCTCCAGCGCTGGATGCAGGAAGCCCGGCGCGGCGGCCATGAAATCCTTCTGCAGGTGCCGCTGGAGCCGTTTGATTACCCGGCAAACGATCCAGGCCCGGAGACTCTGCTAACCTCAAAGCCGGTCGCCCGCAACATCGAGAACCTGCACAAGGCGATGGGCGAGATCACCAATTACACCGGCATCCTGAACTATCTCGGCGGCCGTTTCCTTTCCGACCCTGCCGCCATGGAGCCCATCATGCGCGATATCGGCAAACGTGGCCTGCTCTTCCTCGACGACGGGACGTCGGCGCAGTCGAAAACGGCTGATGTCGCCAAGGGGACCGAACTGCCCTATGCCTTTGCCGATCTGCAGCTCGACGGCCAGCTCGACGTCAACGCCATCCTGAAAAAACTCGACGAGCTCGAGCGTGTCGCTCGCAAGAACGGCCAGGCGATCGGCATCGCCTCGGCTTTTGACGAAAGCGTCGACGCCATTGCCAAGTGGAGCGAGGAGGCTTCGATGCGCGGCATCGAGATCGTCGGCGTTGCGGCGCTTTCGAAGGACCCCAGAAACCCCTGA
- the rlmH gene encoding 23S rRNA (pseudouridine(1915)-N(3))-methyltransferase RlmH — MRIGLFAVGRLKSGPEKDLVARYLDRFAKAGSAVGLEFTRVAEVGESRASNAETRKREEAAMLLKSLAEGSVLILLDERGKALDSEAFAKLLGGYRDQGKRELTIAIGGADGLDPSLYDRADATLCLGKMTWPHQLVRTLIAEQLYRAVTILSGHPYHRV, encoded by the coding sequence ATGCGAATCGGCCTTTTTGCGGTGGGACGGCTGAAGTCCGGCCCCGAAAAGGATCTTGTGGCCCGTTACCTCGATCGTTTCGCCAAAGCCGGCTCTGCTGTCGGCCTCGAATTCACCCGTGTTGCCGAAGTCGGCGAAAGCCGTGCCTCCAATGCGGAGACCCGCAAGCGCGAAGAGGCGGCGATGCTACTGAAATCGCTGGCCGAGGGCAGCGTTCTCATCCTTCTCGATGAACGCGGCAAGGCGCTCGATAGCGAAGCCTTCGCCAAGTTGCTCGGCGGCTATCGTGACCAGGGCAAACGCGAGCTGACGATTGCGATCGGCGGAGCCGACGGCCTTGATCCCTCCCTTTACGACCGGGCCGACGCCACGCTTTGCCTGGGCAAAATGACCTGGCCGCACCAGCTGGTCCGCACGCTGATCGCCGAGCAGCTCTACCGCGCTGTCACCATCTTGTCCGGCCATCCCTATCACCGCGTCTGA
- a CDS encoding S41 family peptidase, which yields MIRRASLVLVGALMGATAMSVIYSAGVPAEAAGSSTYKELSVFGDVFERVRAQYVTPPAEDKLIENAINGMLSSLDPHSSYMNAKDAEDMRTQTKGEFGGLGIEVTMEDELVKVITPIDDTPAAKAGVLAGDYISEIDGQSVRGLKLEDAVEKMRGAVNTPIKLTLIRKGADKPIELTIVRDVVAVQAVKSRVEDDVGYLRIISFTEKTYPDMEKAIKKIKDTVPADKLKGYVLDLRLNPGGLLDQAINVSDALLQRGEVVSTRGRNPDETRRFNAGPGDLTDGKPVIVLINGGSASASEIVAGALQDLRRATVLGTRSFGKGSVQTIIPLGENGALRLTTALYYTPSGRSIQGTGITPDIKVEEPLPEELQGKMVTEGESSLRGHIKGQSETDEGSGSVAYVPPDPKDDVQLNYALDLLRGKKTDPAFPPNPDKAVVAK from the coding sequence ATGATTCGTAGGGCTTCTCTTGTTCTGGTCGGCGCATTGATGGGTGCGACCGCGATGAGCGTCATTTACTCGGCAGGTGTGCCGGCAGAAGCGGCCGGATCCTCGACATACAAGGAACTTTCTGTATTCGGCGACGTCTTCGAACGCGTGCGTGCGCAGTATGTCACGCCGCCGGCCGAAGACAAGCTGATCGAAAACGCCATCAACGGCATGCTGTCTTCGCTCGACCCGCATTCAAGCTATATGAATGCGAAGGACGCCGAAGACATGCGCACCCAGACGAAGGGTGAATTCGGCGGTCTCGGCATCGAAGTCACGATGGAGGACGAGCTCGTCAAGGTCATCACCCCGATCGACGACACGCCCGCCGCCAAGGCCGGCGTTCTCGCCGGCGACTACATCTCCGAGATCGACGGGCAGTCCGTTCGCGGCCTGAAGCTGGAAGACGCCGTCGAAAAAATGCGCGGCGCCGTCAATACCCCGATCAAGCTGACGCTGATCCGCAAGGGCGCCGACAAGCCCATCGAACTGACGATCGTCCGTGACGTCGTCGCTGTCCAGGCCGTCAAGTCGCGCGTCGAGGACGATGTCGGTTACCTCCGCATCATCTCCTTCACCGAAAAGACCTACCCGGACATGGAGAAGGCGATCAAGAAGATCAAGGACACCGTTCCGGCCGACAAGCTGAAGGGTTACGTCCTCGACCTGCGCCTTAACCCGGGTGGCCTGCTCGACCAGGCGATCAATGTCTCCGACGCCTTGCTGCAGCGTGGCGAGGTCGTTTCGACCCGTGGCCGCAATCCGGATGAAACCCGCCGCTTCAATGCCGGCCCGGGCGACCTGACCGACGGCAAACCGGTCATCGTGCTGATCAACGGCGGTTCGGCCTCCGCATCGGAAATCGTTGCCGGCGCGCTTCAGGATCTGCGCCGCGCCACCGTCCTTGGCACCCGCTCCTTCGGCAAGGGCTCGGTCCAGACGATCATCCCGCTCGGTGAAAACGGCGCGCTGCGCCTGACCACGGCGCTCTATTACACGCCGTCGGGCCGCTCGATCCAGGGCACCGGCATCACCCCCGACATCAAGGTCGAGGAGCCGCTGCCGGAGGAACTGCAGGGCAAGATGGTGACCGAGGGTGAATCCAGCCTGCGTGGTCACATCAAGGGCCAGAGCGAAACCGACGAAGGTTCGGGCTCCGTTGCCTATGTGCCGCCGGACCCGAAGGATGACGTTCAGCTGAACTACGCGCTCGACCTTCTGCGCGGCAAGAAGACCGATCCGGCCTTTCCGCCGAACCCAGACAAGGCCGTCGTCGCCAAGTAA
- a CDS encoding RNA pyrophosphohydrolase, translating into MSQATVKAEDLPYRPCVGVMILNRDGLVWAGRRIPDGNSEYDGSPQLWQMPQGGIDKGENPLDAAYRELYEETGIRTVTLLAEASNWINYDLPPSLIGIGLKGKFRGQTQRWFAFRFEGDESEIAINPPPGGHDPEFDAWEWKPMQELPGLIVPFKRAVYDQVIAEFRHLAALQSED; encoded by the coding sequence ATGAGCCAGGCGACCGTGAAAGCCGAGGATCTGCCCTATCGCCCATGCGTCGGCGTGATGATCCTGAACCGCGATGGCCTGGTCTGGGCCGGCCGACGCATTCCCGACGGCAATTCCGAATATGACGGCTCGCCGCAGCTCTGGCAGATGCCCCAGGGGGGCATCGACAAGGGCGAGAATCCCCTGGATGCCGCCTACCGCGAGCTCTATGAAGAAACCGGCATCAGAACGGTGACGCTGCTCGCCGAAGCAAGCAATTGGATCAATTACGATCTGCCGCCGTCGCTGATCGGCATCGGGCTGAAAGGGAAATTTCGCGGCCAGACGCAGCGCTGGTTCGCCTTCCGCTTCGAGGGCGACGAGAGCGAGATCGCCATCAATCCGCCGCCCGGCGGCCACGATCCCGAATTCGATGCCTGGGAATGGAAGCCGATGCAGGAGCTGCCGGGCCTGATTGTCCCCTTTAAGCGCGCCGTCTATGACCAGGTGATAGCCGAATTCCGGCATTTGGCGGCGCTGCAATCGGAAGACTGA
- a CDS encoding Y-family DNA polymerase: protein MLALSFPHLPTDRIARRRWGASWRSKGRPEAPSIVCSGKLNNAMRLTALDELAERLGLKKEQGVAEARAMYPTLEVVEEDPAADRRLLEAIADWCDRYTPLVAFDGEDGLFLDITGCTHLFGGEKALLKDVLSRLFHMGIDARGAISSSPGLSWAVSRFGQSGVIEDEETERVLMSLPVAALRLQGQTVDALKKLGLKYIGDVISAPRAPLTRRFGPELLLRLDQALGREEEPVSPRRPVASLSAESRLIEPIGTEEQILAVTRQVAVSLQPSLEARGAGGRVFELVLFRVDGRVFRISVGASQPLREPKFIAGLFSERLQAVYDDLDAGYGFEIVRLNVLRHDPFNEAQTDFEGDRQGEISLSAFVDRVSARLGADCLQSFQLRESHVPERAVIAVPTTDKLSRRGKAEQDGSLPFRQERPLRLFATPEPVETVLAEVPDGPPQIFRWRRMQHQVAKSEGPERIAMEWWIDGSDAEARDYFRIEDEAGHRFWIYRRGFYGQELSPRWFMHGVFA, encoded by the coding sequence ATGCTGGCGCTCAGCTTCCCGCATCTGCCAACCGACCGTATCGCCCGCAGGCGATGGGGGGCCTCCTGGCGTTCGAAAGGGCGTCCTGAGGCACCATCCATCGTCTGTTCGGGCAAACTCAACAACGCCATGCGGCTGACGGCACTGGACGAATTGGCCGAGCGGCTGGGGTTGAAGAAGGAGCAGGGCGTTGCCGAAGCGCGCGCCATGTATCCGACGCTCGAGGTGGTGGAAGAGGATCCGGCGGCCGACCGCCGGCTGCTGGAGGCAATTGCCGACTGGTGCGACCGGTACACGCCATTGGTGGCGTTCGACGGCGAGGACGGCCTGTTTCTCGACATTACCGGCTGCACGCATCTCTTCGGCGGCGAAAAGGCGCTGCTCAAGGATGTTCTGTCGCGGCTCTTTCATATGGGGATCGATGCGCGCGGTGCGATCTCTTCGTCGCCGGGTCTTTCCTGGGCCGTGTCGCGTTTCGGGCAAAGCGGCGTGATCGAGGACGAGGAGACGGAGCGCGTGCTGATGTCCCTCCCGGTCGCAGCCTTGCGGCTGCAAGGGCAAACCGTCGATGCGCTGAAGAAGCTTGGTCTGAAATATATCGGTGACGTCATCAGTGCGCCGCGGGCACCGCTGACCCGCCGGTTCGGGCCGGAATTGCTTCTGCGTCTCGACCAAGCGCTAGGGCGTGAAGAAGAACCGGTTTCGCCCCGTCGTCCCGTCGCCAGCCTTTCGGCCGAAAGCCGTCTGATCGAACCTATCGGAACGGAGGAGCAGATCCTTGCGGTCACCAGGCAGGTCGCCGTGTCGCTGCAGCCGTCGCTGGAAGCACGAGGCGCCGGCGGACGGGTGTTCGAACTGGTTCTATTCCGTGTCGACGGCAGGGTCTTTCGTATTTCCGTCGGCGCTTCGCAACCGCTTCGCGAACCGAAATTTATCGCCGGGCTTTTTTCCGAGCGACTGCAGGCGGTCTATGATGATCTCGATGCCGGCTATGGTTTCGAGATCGTGCGGCTGAATGTGCTGCGGCACGATCCCTTCAACGAAGCCCAAACTGATTTCGAGGGAGATCGGCAGGGAGAAATTTCGCTTTCGGCTTTCGTCGACCGCGTCTCTGCTCGGCTGGGTGCGGATTGTCTGCAAAGCTTCCAGCTTCGTGAGAGCCATGTGCCGGAACGCGCCGTCATCGCTGTTCCGACGACGGACAAGCTTTCAAGACGGGGGAAGGCCGAACAGGACGGCTCTCTTCCTTTCCGCCAAGAGCGTCCGTTGCGGCTTTTTGCAACGCCGGAGCCTGTCGAGACCGTACTCGCCGAAGTGCCCGATGGTCCGCCACAGATCTTTCGCTGGCGGCGCATGCAGCATCAAGTGGCCAAAAGCGAGGGTCCGGAGCGGATTGCCATGGAGTGGTGGATCGACGGAAGCGACGCGGAGGCGCGTGACTATTTTCGCATCGAGGATGAAGCCGGACATCGTTTCTGGATCTACCGCCGAGGCTTCTATGGTCAGGAGCTTAGCCCTCGATGGTTCATGCACGGGGTCTTTGCATGA
- the bfr gene encoding bacterioferritin — MKGDKKVIERLNEALFLELGAVNQYWVHYRLLEDWGYTKLAKKERAESIEEMHHADRLVARIIFLEGHPNLQTLAPLRIGQNVKEVLEADLAGEYDARTAYKKSRDICYEAGDYVSMKLFEELLADEEGHIDFLETQLDLLEKIGESKYGQLNADSADEAE, encoded by the coding sequence TTGAAAGGCGACAAAAAGGTCATCGAGCGGCTTAACGAGGCACTGTTCCTCGAACTCGGGGCAGTCAACCAATATTGGGTTCACTATCGTCTTCTCGAGGATTGGGGCTACACCAAGCTCGCCAAGAAGGAACGCGCCGAATCCATCGAAGAGATGCATCATGCCGACCGGCTCGTCGCCCGCATCATCTTCCTCGAAGGCCATCCCAATTTGCAGACTCTGGCCCCTCTGCGTATCGGCCAGAACGTCAAGGAAGTCCTCGAAGCCGATCTCGCCGGCGAGTATGACGCCCGCACGGCCTACAAGAAGTCGCGCGATATTTGTTATGAAGCTGGCGATTATGTGTCGATGAAGCTGTTCGAAGAGCTGCTGGCCGATGAAGAAGGCCATATCGACTTCCTCGAAACGCAGCTCGATCTGCTCGAGAAAATCGGCGAAAGCAAATACGGCCAGCTCAACGCCGATTCCGCCGACGAAGCCGAATAA